The following are encoded in a window of Aromatoleum petrolei genomic DNA:
- the gcvH gene encoding glycine cleavage system protein GcvH: MSNIPANLKYTKSHEWIRVEADGTLTVGVTDHAQEALGDVVFLELPEAGRGVTAGEACAVIESVKAASDIYAPVAGEIVEFNQAAVDAPESVNADAYGTWLFKIRPDAGADLTNLLDAAGYEAVANA; the protein is encoded by the coding sequence ATGAGCAACATCCCTGCAAACCTGAAATACACCAAGTCGCACGAATGGATCCGCGTCGAAGCCGACGGCACGCTGACCGTGGGCGTGACCGATCACGCCCAGGAAGCGCTGGGTGACGTGGTGTTCCTGGAACTGCCCGAAGCGGGCCGCGGCGTTACCGCAGGCGAGGCCTGTGCCGTGATCGAGTCGGTCAAGGCCGCCTCGGACATCTACGCGCCCGTTGCGGGCGAAATCGTCGAGTTCAACCAGGCAGCGGTCGATGCACCCGAATCGGTGAATGCCGACGCCTATGGCACCTGGCTGTTCAAGATCCGGCCGGACGCCGGGGCGGACCTAACCAATCTGCTCGACGCCGCCGGCTACGAAGCCGTCGCCAACGCCTGA
- the gcvP gene encoding aminomethyl-transferring glycine dehydrogenase: protein MSNTPASSSVHAPLSGLEQRDAFIARHVGPNPAEVAKMLAAIGAPTLDALIDQTVPSGIRLPGPLPLGGAKPEHEALAELRAIARKNVVKKSLIGMGYFGTLTPAVILRNVMENPGWYTAYTPYQAEISQGRLEALLNYQQMVIDLTGLELANASLLDEATAAAEAMTMARRVSKSKANAFFIDEACFPQTIDVMRTRAAYFGFELVFGPAAGAADHDVFGALLQYPNERGEIADLGATIAALKAKGAVTAVASDLMALVLLKSPGAMGADIALGSAQRFGVPMGFGGPHAAFFATREANVRAMPGRIIGVSKDTRGKTALRMALQTREQHIRREKANSNICTSQVLLANMAGFYAVYHGPEGLRTIAARIHRLAAILAEGLRCAGFAVPTAAFFDTLQVETDARTAAIAAACDAAGFNLRKASDTVLGISVDETTTAADVAAVLQCFGADADIAALDAAVAANGGAIPAALLRDDAILKHPVFNTHRTEHQMLRYLKKLQNRDLALDHSMISLGSCTMKLNATSEMIPVTWPEFANMHPFAPREQAAGCLEMIEGLADYLRAVTGFPAICMQPNSGAQGEYAGLVTIARYHASRGEAHRNVCLIPKSAHGTNPATAQMCGMEVVVVACDDKGNVEVADLRAKAAQHADRLAALMITYPSTHGVFEEAIREICTIVHEHGGQVYMDGANLNAQVGLTSPAHIGADVSHMNLHKTFCIPHGGGGPGMGPIGLAAHLAPFMADHVVAATGGEDRPNKGQGAVSAAPFGSASILPISWMYIAMMGGEGLRKATQAAILNANYIAGRLAEHYPVLYTGSQGRVAHECILDIRPIKAATGISEVDIAKRLMDYGFHAPTMSFPVAGTIMVEPTESEDLAELDRFIDAMIAIRNEIGEIEAGRWTAEDNPLKNAPHTQADFIGDWTRAYTREQAAFPLAWIGENKFWPSVNRIDDVYGDRNLFCACVPMEDYAG from the coding sequence ATGTCGAACACCCCTGCCTCCTCATCCGTGCACGCGCCCCTCTCCGGGCTCGAGCAGCGCGACGCCTTCATCGCCCGCCACGTCGGACCAAATCCTGCCGAGGTCGCGAAGATGCTCGCAGCCATCGGCGCTCCGACGCTGGACGCGCTGATCGACCAGACCGTCCCGTCAGGAATCCGTCTCCCGGGGCCGCTGCCCCTCGGCGGCGCGAAGCCCGAGCATGAGGCACTGGCCGAACTGCGCGCGATCGCACGGAAAAATGTCGTGAAGAAATCGCTGATCGGCATGGGGTATTTCGGCACCCTCACGCCGGCGGTGATCCTGCGCAATGTGATGGAAAATCCCGGCTGGTACACCGCCTACACGCCGTATCAGGCCGAGATCTCCCAGGGGCGTCTCGAGGCACTGCTGAACTACCAGCAGATGGTGATCGACCTGACCGGACTGGAACTCGCGAACGCCTCGCTGCTGGACGAGGCCACGGCCGCTGCCGAGGCGATGACGATGGCGCGACGCGTGAGCAAGTCGAAGGCCAATGCCTTCTTCATCGACGAGGCCTGTTTCCCGCAGACGATCGACGTCATGCGCACCCGCGCCGCCTATTTCGGCTTCGAGCTGGTGTTCGGCCCGGCTGCCGGCGCGGCCGACCACGACGTGTTCGGCGCCCTGCTGCAATATCCGAACGAGCGCGGAGAAATCGCCGATCTCGGCGCCACGATCGCGGCGCTGAAGGCGAAGGGGGCCGTCACCGCCGTCGCATCCGACCTCATGGCGCTCGTCCTCCTCAAGTCTCCCGGAGCCATGGGCGCCGACATCGCGCTCGGCTCGGCCCAGCGCTTCGGCGTGCCGATGGGCTTCGGCGGGCCGCACGCCGCCTTCTTCGCGACGCGCGAGGCCAATGTGCGCGCGATGCCGGGCCGCATCATCGGCGTATCGAAGGACACGCGCGGCAAGACGGCGCTGCGCATGGCGCTGCAGACGCGCGAACAGCATATCCGCCGCGAGAAGGCGAACTCCAACATCTGCACCTCGCAGGTGCTGCTCGCCAATATGGCCGGTTTCTACGCCGTCTATCACGGCCCGGAGGGACTGCGCACGATCGCCGCGCGCATCCACCGACTCGCCGCGATCCTCGCCGAGGGCCTGCGCTGCGCCGGCTTCGCGGTGCCGACGGCGGCCTTCTTCGACACCCTGCAGGTCGAGACCGACGCGCGGACTGCGGCGATCGCCGCAGCATGCGACGCAGCCGGCTTCAACCTGCGCAAGGCCTCGGACACCGTGCTGGGCATCTCGGTCGATGAGACGACGACCGCCGCCGACGTCGCCGCCGTGCTGCAGTGCTTCGGCGCGGACGCCGACATCGCCGCACTCGACGCCGCGGTCGCGGCCAACGGCGGCGCCATCCCGGCAGCGCTGCTGCGTGACGACGCGATCCTGAAGCACCCGGTGTTCAACACCCACCGCACCGAGCACCAGATGCTGCGCTATCTGAAGAAGCTGCAGAATCGCGACCTCGCCCTCGACCATTCGATGATCTCGCTCGGCAGCTGCACCATGAAACTCAATGCGACGAGCGAGATGATCCCCGTGACCTGGCCGGAATTCGCGAACATGCATCCGTTCGCGCCGCGCGAGCAGGCGGCCGGCTGCCTCGAGATGATCGAAGGCCTAGCCGACTACCTCAGGGCGGTCACGGGCTTCCCTGCAATCTGCATGCAGCCGAACTCGGGCGCGCAGGGCGAATATGCGGGCCTGGTGACGATCGCGCGCTATCACGCCAGCCGCGGGGAAGCACATCGCAATGTGTGCCTGATCCCGAAATCCGCGCACGGCACGAACCCCGCGACGGCGCAGATGTGCGGCATGGAAGTGGTCGTGGTCGCCTGCGACGACAAGGGCAACGTGGAGGTCGCCGACCTGCGCGCGAAGGCGGCACAGCATGCCGACCGCCTCGCCGCGCTGATGATCACCTACCCCTCCACACACGGCGTGTTCGAGGAGGCGATCCGCGAAATCTGCACCATCGTGCACGAGCACGGCGGCCAGGTTTACATGGACGGCGCCAACCTCAACGCCCAGGTGGGGCTGACCTCGCCCGCGCACATCGGTGCGGACGTCAGCCACATGAACCTGCACAAGACCTTCTGCATCCCGCACGGCGGCGGCGGTCCGGGCATGGGCCCGATCGGCCTTGCGGCGCATCTGGCGCCCTTCATGGCCGATCACGTCGTCGCCGCGACCGGTGGCGAGGACCGTCCGAACAAGGGCCAGGGTGCTGTCAGCGCCGCCCCCTTCGGTTCGGCAAGCATCCTCCCGATCTCGTGGATGTACATTGCGATGATGGGCGGCGAAGGCCTGCGCAAGGCGACCCAGGCGGCGATCCTCAACGCGAACTACATCGCCGGCCGCCTCGCCGAGCACTACCCGGTGCTCTACACGGGCTCGCAGGGGCGCGTCGCGCACGAGTGCATCCTGGACATCCGCCCGATCAAGGCGGCGACGGGGATCAGCGAGGTGGATATCGCCAAGCGCCTGATGGACTACGGTTTCCACGCACCAACAATGTCCTTCCCGGTTGCCGGCACCATCATGGTCGAGCCCACCGAATCGGAAGACTTGGCGGAACTGGACCGCTTCATCGACGCGATGATCGCGATCCGCAACGAGATCGGCGAGATCGAGGCCGGCCGCTGGACCGCCGAGGACAACCCGCTGAAGAACGCCCCGCACACCCAGGCCGACTTCATCGGCGACTGGACGCGCGCCTACACCCGCGAGCAGGCCGCATTCCCGCTGGCCTGGATCGGCGAGAACAAGTTCTGGCCCAGCGTCAATCGCATCGACGACGTGTACGGCGACCGCAATTTGTTCTGTGCCTGCGTGCCGATGGAAGACTACGCAGGCTAA
- a CDS encoding beta-1,6-glucan synthase, with translation MSTHAPSTPNDRNWLGLLASALIVLLVLGTVLVQQTRPVPMHDLKLADGERLKCVSYAPYRLPGQTPFDEQLVIARDQIAADLTALAKITECVRIYSVDQGLDQVPAVAREVGLKVLLGAWVNADPKRNMKQLDHAIALANDYADVVRVLIVGNEVLLRRERTESELRELIEYARARATVPVTYADVWEFWLQHPKLSESVDWVTVHILPFWEDHPVAIDRAVAHVAEVFDEVRTHFDRPLMIGETGWPSAGRQRQGSEPSQVNQARYIREFVHIAHEKGWNYNLIEAIDQPWKRRLEGTVGGFWGMLGTDLSPKFPLAGPVTERSGLAAPLAGAALGATLCLLLAFGTRGTLARLAALALTGTVAGLAAVLGWEHAQLAWRDTFEWWLLGSIGVLGLLAAPAAARWPGATPICTAGEAWAALRGGGPAHLSAGQWLGLLRGVLLFAAAVTALLLFADPRYRDFPVFLYLVPALVFGVTGWWAASRFGAEEKVCGLVIAVCVAGRWLPEPFNPQAVAWLTTGLVLAAPCLRAIARKDQ, from the coding sequence ATGTCAACGCATGCCCCGTCCACGCCGAACGACCGGAACTGGCTCGGCCTGCTCGCCTCGGCCCTGATCGTGCTGCTGGTCCTGGGCACCGTGCTCGTGCAGCAGACCCGGCCGGTGCCGATGCATGATCTCAAGCTCGCGGACGGCGAACGCCTGAAGTGTGTCTCCTACGCCCCCTACCGGCTTCCCGGCCAGACGCCCTTCGACGAGCAACTCGTCATCGCGCGCGACCAGATCGCGGCGGACCTCACCGCACTGGCAAAGATCACCGAATGCGTGCGCATTTACTCGGTCGACCAGGGGCTGGACCAGGTGCCCGCGGTGGCCCGCGAAGTGGGCCTCAAGGTGCTGCTCGGCGCCTGGGTGAATGCCGATCCAAAGCGCAACATGAAGCAGCTCGACCACGCGATCGCGCTCGCCAACGACTATGCCGACGTCGTCCGCGTGCTGATCGTCGGCAACGAGGTGCTGCTGCGCCGCGAGCGGACCGAGTCCGAGCTGCGCGAGCTCATAGAGTATGCACGCGCCCGCGCGACGGTACCGGTGACCTACGCCGACGTCTGGGAATTCTGGCTCCAGCACCCCAAGCTATCGGAGTCGGTCGATTGGGTCACCGTGCACATCCTTCCCTTCTGGGAAGACCATCCGGTCGCCATCGACCGTGCTGTCGCGCATGTTGCCGAGGTGTTCGACGAGGTCCGCACGCATTTCGACAGGCCGCTGATGATCGGGGAGACCGGCTGGCCCAGCGCCGGTCGCCAGCGCCAGGGCTCGGAACCGTCCCAAGTCAATCAGGCCCGCTACATCCGCGAATTCGTGCATATCGCGCACGAAAAGGGCTGGAACTACAACCTCATCGAGGCCATCGACCAGCCGTGGAAGCGCCGCCTCGAAGGCACCGTCGGCGGCTTCTGGGGCATGCTCGGCACCGACCTGAGCCCGAAATTCCCCCTCGCCGGCCCGGTCACCGAGCGCTCCGGCCTTGCTGCGCCGCTGGCAGGCGCCGCACTCGGGGCGACCCTGTGCCTGCTGCTCGCATTCGGCACGCGCGGGACGTTGGCGCGGCTTGCCGCGCTGGCCCTAACCGGTACGGTCGCCGGGCTCGCCGCGGTCCTCGGCTGGGAACATGCGCAGCTCGCCTGGCGCGACACGTTCGAATGGTGGCTGCTGGGCAGCATCGGCGTCCTCGGCCTGCTGGCCGCCCCGGCGGCTGCGCGCTGGCCGGGCGCCACGCCCATCTGCACCGCCGGCGAGGCGTGGGCGGCCCTTCGCGGCGGCGGCCCGGCCCACCTCAGTGCCGGGCAGTGGCTGGGACTGCTGCGCGGCGTGCTCCTGTTCGCCGCGGCAGTCACGGCCCTGCTGCTGTTCGCCGACCCGCGCTACCGCGACTTCCCGGTATTCCTCTACCTCGTCCCGGCCCTCGTGTTCGGCGTCACCGGATGGTGGGCGGCGAGCCGCTTCGGCGCAGAGGAAAAAGTGTGCGGACTCGTGATCGCCGTGTGCGTCGCCGGCCGCTGGTTACCGGAGCCCTTCAACCCGCAGGCCGTCGCGTGGCTCACCACGGGCCTGGTCCTCGCCGCCCCGTGCCTGCGCGCCATTGCGCGCAAGGACCAGTAG
- a CDS encoding glycosyltransferase family 2 protein, with the protein MKKAASLIYRIVVALILAGIVAGAQYLIAERWNRGTEFVGAANSIHGYAYSPYQRDQSPLQGAYPSDAEIGADLDLLAQSAEHIRTYGSLETPAIVPLALERKLTVMAGAWIGPDEERNAKEVDAVIESARKYSHVDRVIVGNEVLLRGDLTVKELAVHLDKARKALKRAKKTVSTAEPWHVWLKNPELADSVDFITVHLLPYHEGVPVENAVDYALMRYDELAKRFPKKKIVIGEIGWPSRGPVMDSLGGGDTKGVASAENQARFIREFLAHPRSATLDYYIMEAIDQPWKIEIEGWAGAYWGMFNADRHQKFALDGLVVKDVRWHEKARSAGLIALLPMFLIAFFLRDWSVLGRLWLAGLVQACATTLVIGINVPADYYLTQRDLVGLAMLIGATVLTIAVLLSHGFEFGEVLFKRKWNRRFLPLPPHDADKEPFVSIHLACCNEPPEMVIATIDSLAAMKYQNFEVLVLDNNTKDEALWKPLEKRCAELGSRFRFYHLDNWPGFKAGALNFGLRQTDPRAEVVGVVDADYVVSPDWLSCLIPHFDDPEVAVVQAPQAHRDWETHPFRRMCNWEFDGFFRIGMHHRNERNALIQHGTMTLVRRLALDDVGGWSEWCICEDTELGLRLIEKGYDTRYVDHILGRGLTPADFPAIKSQRFRWAFGAMQILKHHLPAMIGPSRLNLAQRYHFLTGWFAWLGDALQLVFAFASLAWTVGILFYPKAFGLPVTSLAIPILAFMAFKAGLGPILYRRTMDAPWKDILGASILSVGLAHAIARGVFAGLVKRRGEFVRTPKGWKDKGTLAFFSPLREEIGLLLALVLGGVVLVMQRGYDDIEVQLWVGILALQCVPYLASIACQVASYMPEAEPAKPLTTTPGGTAGQAG; encoded by the coding sequence ATGAAAAAAGCGGCTTCGCTGATTTACCGAATTGTCGTAGCTCTGATCCTTGCCGGAATCGTCGCCGGCGCGCAGTACCTGATTGCAGAACGCTGGAACCGCGGCACCGAGTTTGTTGGCGCCGCCAACAGCATTCACGGATACGCCTACAGCCCCTACCAGCGCGACCAGAGTCCGCTGCAGGGCGCCTACCCGAGCGACGCCGAGATCGGGGCCGACCTCGATCTGCTCGCGCAGTCCGCCGAGCACATCCGCACCTACGGCAGTCTCGAGACCCCCGCCATCGTTCCGCTCGCGCTCGAACGCAAGCTGACCGTGATGGCCGGTGCGTGGATCGGCCCAGACGAGGAGCGCAATGCAAAGGAAGTCGACGCGGTCATCGAGTCGGCACGCAAGTACTCCCACGTCGACCGCGTCATCGTCGGCAACGAGGTCCTGCTGCGTGGCGACCTGACCGTCAAGGAACTTGCCGTCCACCTCGACAAGGCGCGCAAGGCACTGAAACGAGCCAAGAAAACCGTGTCCACCGCGGAGCCTTGGCACGTCTGGCTGAAGAACCCTGAACTAGCCGACAGCGTCGACTTCATCACCGTGCATCTGCTGCCCTACCACGAGGGGGTGCCGGTCGAGAACGCCGTCGATTACGCGCTGATGCGCTACGACGAGCTCGCTAAGCGCTTCCCCAAGAAGAAAATTGTCATCGGTGAAATCGGCTGGCCCAGCCGCGGGCCGGTCATGGACAGCCTGGGCGGCGGGGATACGAAGGGGGTCGCCTCCGCCGAGAACCAGGCGCGCTTCATTCGCGAGTTCCTCGCCCATCCACGCTCGGCGACGCTCGACTACTACATCATGGAAGCGATCGACCAGCCATGGAAGATCGAGATCGAAGGCTGGGCCGGGGCGTACTGGGGCATGTTCAATGCCGACCGCCACCAGAAATTCGCGCTCGATGGACTCGTCGTCAAGGACGTTCGCTGGCATGAGAAGGCACGCAGCGCGGGCCTGATTGCCTTACTGCCGATGTTCCTGATCGCGTTCTTCCTGCGCGACTGGAGCGTGCTCGGGCGCCTGTGGCTGGCCGGTCTGGTGCAGGCCTGCGCGACGACGCTGGTCATTGGCATCAACGTACCGGCCGACTACTACCTCACGCAGCGCGACCTCGTCGGCCTCGCGATGCTGATTGGGGCAACGGTGCTGACGATTGCAGTGTTGCTGTCGCACGGCTTCGAGTTTGGGGAGGTGCTGTTCAAGCGCAAGTGGAACCGCCGCTTCCTGCCCCTGCCCCCGCACGATGCGGACAAGGAGCCCTTCGTCTCGATCCACCTCGCCTGCTGCAACGAGCCGCCGGAGATGGTCATCGCGACCATCGACAGCCTCGCGGCCATGAAGTACCAGAATTTCGAGGTCCTCGTCCTAGACAACAATACCAAGGATGAGGCGCTGTGGAAGCCGCTGGAGAAGCGCTGTGCGGAGCTGGGGTCGCGGTTCCGCTTCTACCATCTGGACAATTGGCCGGGATTCAAGGCTGGCGCGCTGAACTTCGGTCTGCGCCAGACCGACCCGCGCGCAGAAGTCGTCGGCGTCGTCGATGCCGACTACGTCGTGTCGCCCGACTGGCTGTCGTGTCTGATCCCGCACTTCGACGACCCGGAAGTCGCCGTCGTGCAGGCGCCGCAGGCACACCGCGACTGGGAAACGCACCCCTTCCGCCGCATGTGCAACTGGGAGTTCGACGGTTTCTTCCGCATCGGCATGCACCACCGCAATGAGCGCAATGCACTGATCCAGCACGGTACGATGACCCTCGTGCGCCGTCTGGCGCTCGACGACGTCGGCGGCTGGTCGGAATGGTGTATCTGCGAGGACACCGAGCTGGGTCTGCGTCTGATCGAAAAGGGCTACGACACCCGCTACGTCGACCACATCCTCGGCCGCGGCCTCACGCCGGCGGACTTCCCTGCGATCAAGAGCCAGCGCTTCCGCTGGGCCTTCGGCGCGATGCAGATCCTCAAGCACCACCTGCCCGCGATGATCGGCCCGAGCCGGCTCAACCTTGCCCAGCGCTACCACTTCCTCACCGGTTGGTTCGCCTGGCTGGGCGATGCGCTGCAGCTCGTGTTCGCGTTCGCGAGCCTGGCATGGACCGTCGGCATCCTGTTCTACCCCAAGGCCTTCGGCCTGCCCGTGACCTCGCTGGCGATTCCCATTCTCGCTTTCATGGCGTTCAAGGCCGGCCTGGGACCGATCCTCTACCGGCGCACCATGGACGCCCCGTGGAAGGACATCCTCGGCGCCTCGATACTGTCGGTCGGACTCGCGCATGCCATCGCGCGCGGCGTATTTGCGGGGCTCGTCAAGCGGCGCGGCGAATTCGTCCGCACCCCCAAGGGCTGGAAAGACAAGGGCACTCTCGCCTTCTTCTCGCCGCTGCGCGAGGAGATCGGCCTGCTGCTCGCATTGGTGCTGGGTGGCGTCGTGCTGGTGATGCAGCGCGGTTATGACGATATCGAGGTGCAGCTGTGGGTCGGCATCCTCGCGCTGCAGTGCGTGCCCTACCTCGCCTCCATCGCCTGCCAGGTGGCGTCCTACATGCCCGAGGCCGAACCGGCGAAGCCCCTGACGACCACCCCGGGCGGCACGGCAGGGCAGGCCGGCTGA
- a CDS encoding LysR family transcriptional regulator translates to MKHTLRQLEVFVATARAGTVSKAAEQLAMSQSAASSSLAEFERQFGVRLFDRVGKSLRLNELGQRLLPRAVELLARAEDVEDLLQGGMGFGSMKVGATLTIGNYLATLIVATFLQRHPESRIHLSVHNTATIVQQIAGFELDVGMIEGSCHHPELEAVPWLEDELVVFCAPSHPLASARRASLDELTRQAWILREIGSGTRETFDQATRHVARRIDVRLELEHTEAIKRAVESGLGIGCISRLALREAFRRGSLVPVDTPELDLLRSFHFLWHRQKFTTPGMRAFIGLCREMTAGARTSDEIPLAYIP, encoded by the coding sequence ATGAAGCACACCCTCCGACAGCTTGAAGTCTTTGTCGCGACCGCGCGCGCAGGTACGGTGTCGAAAGCCGCCGAACAGCTGGCGATGTCGCAGTCTGCCGCGAGCAGCAGCCTTGCGGAGTTCGAACGGCAGTTCGGCGTGCGTCTGTTCGATCGCGTCGGCAAGTCGCTGCGCCTGAATGAACTTGGTCAGCGCCTGCTGCCGCGGGCGGTCGAGCTGCTGGCGCGCGCCGAGGATGTCGAGGACCTGCTCCAGGGCGGCATGGGTTTTGGCAGCATGAAGGTCGGTGCGACCCTCACGATCGGCAACTATCTCGCGACGCTAATTGTCGCGACCTTCCTGCAACGACATCCAGAGAGCCGCATCCATCTGAGCGTGCACAACACGGCGACCATCGTCCAGCAGATCGCTGGCTTCGAACTCGACGTGGGGATGATCGAGGGCAGCTGCCACCATCCCGAGCTCGAGGCGGTGCCGTGGCTGGAAGACGAGCTCGTGGTGTTCTGCGCACCTTCGCATCCGCTCGCGAGCGCGCGGCGTGCGAGCCTCGATGAACTCACGCGGCAGGCGTGGATCCTGCGCGAAATCGGGTCCGGGACGCGCGAGACCTTCGATCAGGCGACGCGCCACGTCGCGCGGCGCATCGACGTGCGTCTCGAACTGGAGCATACGGAAGCGATCAAGCGGGCGGTGGAGTCGGGGCTGGGCATAGGCTGCATTTCGCGCCTCGCCTTGCGGGAGGCCTTTCGGCGCGGCAGCCTGGTGCCTGTCGATACGCCGGAACTGGATCTGCTGCGCTCTTTCCATTTTCTCTGGCATCGCCAGAAGTTCACCACCCCGGGGATGCGCGCCTTCATTGGCCTTTGCCGCGAAATGACCGCGGGGGCACGCACCAGCGACGAGATCCCACTCGCCTATATCCCCTGA
- a CDS encoding ferredoxin--NADP reductase, with protein MSNLATERILSVHHWNDSLFSFRTTRDRALRFTNGQFVMIGLEVEGRPLTRAYSIASPNHEEHLEFFSIKVPNGPLTSRLQHLKEGDPIVVSKKPTGTLVLHDLKPGKHLYLLSTGTGLAPFMSVIQDPETYERFERVVLIHGVRTVSELAYRDFITRELPQHEFFGEFVRDKLIYYPTVTREPFENQGRLTDLINSGKLFRDIGLPELDPAVDRAMICGSPAMLKDCCDLLDSRGFHISKHIGDPGDYVIERAFVEK; from the coding sequence ATGAGCAACTTGGCGACCGAGCGCATTCTGAGCGTGCACCACTGGAACGATTCCCTGTTCAGCTTCCGTACCACCCGAGATCGTGCATTGCGTTTCACGAACGGCCAATTCGTGATGATCGGGCTGGAGGTCGAAGGCCGCCCGCTAACGCGTGCATACAGCATTGCGAGCCCGAACCACGAGGAGCACCTCGAATTCTTCAGCATCAAGGTGCCCAACGGCCCTCTGACCTCGCGCCTGCAGCACCTGAAGGAAGGCGATCCCATCGTGGTCAGCAAGAAGCCCACCGGCACTCTGGTGTTGCACGACCTCAAGCCCGGCAAGCACCTCTACCTGCTGTCGACCGGCACCGGGTTGGCCCCCTTCATGAGCGTGATCCAGGATCCCGAGACCTACGAGCGGTTCGAGCGCGTCGTGCTCATCCATGGCGTGCGCACCGTGTCGGAACTGGCATATCGCGATTTCATCACCCGCGAACTGCCCCAGCACGAGTTTTTCGGCGAGTTCGTGCGCGACAAGCTCATCTATTATCCGACGGTCACGCGCGAGCCGTTCGAGAACCAAGGGCGCCTCACGGATCTCATCAACAGCGGCAAGCTTTTCCGCGATATCGGCCTTCCCGAACTGGACCCCGCCGTCGACCGCGCCATGATCTGCGGCAGTCCCGCGATGCTCAAGGATTGCTGCGATTTGCTCGACTCGCGCGGCTTCCACATCTCGAAGCACATCGGCGATCCGGGCGACTACGTGATCGAGCGCGCATTCGTGGAGAAATAA
- a CDS encoding biotin/lipoyl-containing protein has product MSAAVQLVEIRMPKFPECWDSCGNCRTEDVFVQSVLVRAGERIGFDEPLIVLETGKTAMDIPSPRAGTIVEVKVDEGDLIDEGDLIALIAVG; this is encoded by the coding sequence ATGAGCGCAGCCGTTCAGCTCGTCGAGATCCGCATGCCGAAATTCCCCGAATGCTGGGACAGCTGCGGCAATTGCCGGACAGAAGATGTGTTCGTGCAAAGCGTGCTCGTGCGTGCCGGCGAACGCATCGGCTTCGACGAACCGTTGATCGTCCTGGAGACCGGCAAGACCGCAATGGACATTCCCTCTCCACGGGCCGGCACCATCGTCGAGGTCAAGGTCGACGAGGGCGACCTGATCGACGAAGGCGACCTGATCGCACTGATCGCCGTCGGTTAA